In the genome of Xenopus laevis strain J_2021 chromosome 1S, Xenopus_laevis_v10.1, whole genome shotgun sequence, one region contains:
- the LOC108703994 gene encoding vomeronasal type-2 receptor 26, producing MERSLGPETLKSQCSANCPPGYRKVPQNGAPSCCYDCVSCSEGEVSNLTDLENCVICPDYKWPNHGKTLCLEKPHEFLSYEGDPLTLIFNVITLVLFLISLSMLGIFISFRDTPVVKANNRNLSFLLLVSIKLSFLSVFLFLGRPVDITCMLRQTSFGITFSTSVSCILAKTIMVCVAFKASKPGSSWRKWMGPKVANYIAFVCSVIQIVISVIWLVISPPFAEENIHSEPGIIIIQCNEGSVVAFYIVLSYMGLLASVSFIVAFLARTLPDSFNEAKYITFSMLLFCSVWITMIPAYLSTKGKYMVAVEIFAIISSSCGLLFCIFLPKCYIILLKPEINTKQYLLGNKQKITESL from the exons ACTCTGAAATCTCAGTGTTCTGCCAACTGCCCTCCTGGCTACAGAAAAGTCCCACAGAATGGAGCGCCGTCCTGCTGCTATGACTGTGTCTCATGCTCAGAGGGGGAGGTCTCCAATTTAACTG atTTGGAGAACTGTGTAATATGTCCGGACTATAAATGGCCAAACCATGGGAAGACATTGTGTCTTGAGAAACCACATGAGTTTCTCTCATATGAAGGAGACCCCCTAACTCTAATCTTTAATGTCATCACTTTGgttctttttttaatatcactGAGTATGTtgggaatttttatttcatttcgaGACACTCCGGTAGTGAAAGCCAATAATCGTAAtctgagcttcctcctccttgtctccatcaagctgagctttctctctgtgtttctgttccttggcCGTCCTGtagatataacctgcatgctccgGCAAACctcttttggaatcaccttctccacaTCTGTCTCTTGTATCCTGGCCAAGACTAtaatggtttgtgttgctttcaaagcctccAAGCCAGGGAGCTCCTGGAGAAAATGGATGGGGCCCAAAGTGGCAAATTATATTGCTTTTGTTTGTTCAGTCATCCAAATAGTAATTAGTGTTATCTGGTTGGTCATTTCTCCCCCATTTGCAGAAGAAAACATACATTCTGAACCTGGAATAAtaatcattcagtgcaatgagggctcagtaGTTGCTTTCTATATTGTCCTCTCCTACATGGGATTGttggcatctgtgagtttcattgtagctttcttggctcggacattaccggacagttttaatgaggccaagtacatcactttcagcatgttgctcttctgcagtgtttggatcacaatgatcccggcctatctgagcaccaaaggcaaatacatggtggcagtggagatatttgccataatcTCTTCAAGCTGTGGGcttctcttctgtatatttctacccaaatgttatattattttactaaaaccagaaataaacacaaagcaatatttactgggaaataaacagaaaatcaCAGAAAGTCTTTGA